Below is a genomic region from Methanococcus vannielii SB.
TGTCTGAATTTGAAAATACGGGAATTAGTGTTGCAGGATCAGTAGAGCAGTTTACGGCACCAAAAACATACCCTATCGGGCAAACAAATGGAATTCCATAAACTAAGTTGAATATAAATCCCGAAACTAACAATGAAATAACTAGTGCGACGGTATCCAGTTTTAAAACAGTACTTAAAACCCTTTTTAAAACAATCCATCTCATTTCAAAAGCTCCAACTAATAAAACAATTATAAGTCCAATCGTTCCAACAAACGAAAAGAGCAGTTGGGCATAATTGGTAGGAATTATGCCAAATACTGGACCGATAATTAAACCAGTTAGTAAAAGTAGGGGAATATCCGGAATGCCGATACGCTCTGCTATTTTGGCGATAAATGATCCGATTATAAATAATAGGGATATATACCCTATTGCAAGGGGGACTTCCATCTTAACACCTGATTAAATGCATTCTCGGGGGCCCGTAACTTTATTTTTAAATTATTTTTAAATTAAATTTTTAGAAGTAATATATTGCATACAAATACGGCATACAAATCGTTAAATTTTTATACATTAAATAATTTTGGATAATATAAACCAGATACAATAAATAAGAATACATATTTATAACCTTAGGTTAGGCATTTTGAAATAATTGGGTGAAATTGTGATATTATTGGTAAGTCCTAAAGATGTAGCTGAAGCTTATGAAGCAATAAATGGTGGTGCAGACATTATCGACGTTAAAAATCCGCCTGAAGGCTCCCTTGGTGCAAATTTTCCATGGGTAATTAAAGAAATAAGAAGTGCAACACCTAACGGTATGTTGGTAAGTGCAGCAATCGGGGATGTACATTATAAGCCCGGAACAGTTACGCTTGCAGCATTGGGTGCAACTATAAGTGGGGCAGATTACATAAAAATAGGGCTTTACGGTACAAGGTCTTACCAAGAAGCAGTAGACGTCATGAAAAACGTTTCAAATGCAGTGAAATCCGAAGACCCTAAAAAAATTGTTGTAGCTGCAGGATATGCTGATGCCTATCGGGTTGGTGCAGTAGACCCTTTAATTATTCCAAAAATTGCAAGAGACTCCGGATGCGATGTAGCAATGCTTGACACTGCGGTAAAAGATGGTAAAACTCTTTTTGATCACTTAAGTATTGATTTATTGAAGGAATTTGTCGAAGAAACTCATAAATATGGAATGAAATGTGCCTTGGCAGGTTCCATTAAAAAAGAAGAAATTCCAATGTTAAAAGAAATTGGATGCGATATTGTCGGAATTCGTGGTGCTGCATGCACT
It encodes:
- a CDS encoding (5-formylfuran-3-yl)methyl phosphate synthase, whose protein sequence is MILLVSPKDVAEAYEAINGGADIIDVKNPPEGSLGANFPWVIKEIRSATPNGMLVSAAIGDVHYKPGTVTLAALGATISGADYIKIGLYGTRSYQEAVDVMKNVSNAVKSEDPKKIVVAAGYADAYRVGAVDPLIIPKIARDSGCDVAMLDTAVKDGKTLFDHLSIDLLKEFVEETHKYGMKCALAGSIKKEEIPMLKEIGCDIVGIRGAACTKGDRNEGKIQKDLVKEIVKICKE